In one Mangifera indica cultivar Alphonso unplaced genomic scaffold, CATAS_Mindica_2.1 Un_0127, whole genome shotgun sequence genomic region, the following are encoded:
- the LOC123208001 gene encoding pentatricopeptide repeat-containing protein At1g74850, chloroplastic-like isoform X1, with amino-acid sequence MILSIPNSSLLKPDLKPYLSDFPLQRRFLSGDKELLYGHRIFLLGYRSFSSVAVKVRAKPKALVLGNPSVVVEKGKYSYDVETLINKLSSLPPRGSIARCLDVLKNKLSLNDFALVFKEFAQRGDWQRSLRLFKYMQRQIWCKPNEQIYTIMISLLGRENLLEKSAEIFEEMPSQSVPRSVFSYTALINAYGRHGQYEISLELLERMKTEKIVPYILTYNTVINACARGGLDWEGLLGLFAEMRHEGIQPDIVTYNTLLSACGARGLGDEAEMVFRTMNEGGVLPDLTTYSYLVETFGKLGKLEKVSELLGEMELGGNLPDITSYNVLLEAHAKIGSIKEAMGVFRQMQAAGCSANSATYSILLNLYGRNGRYDDVRELFLEMKASNTEPNATTYNILIQVFGEGGYFKEVVTLFQDMVEENVEPNMETYEGLSFACGKGGLQEDVKKILLYMNERGIVPSSKAYTGVIEAYGQAALYEEALVAFNTMNEMQSKPTVETFNSLLHTFARGGQYKECEAILSRMGEAGVSRNRGSFNAVIEAFRKGGQFEEAMKAYVEMEKVRCDSDERTLEAVLSVYCFAGLVDESREQFQEIKASRILPNVMCYCIMLAVYAKSKRWDDAYELLDEMCTNRVSNIHQVTGQMIKGEYDNESNWQMVEYVFDKLNSEGSGLGMRFYNSLSEALWWLSQRERAAKVLLEATKRGLFPELFRHNRLVWSVDVHRMWEGCAYTAISVWLKNMYEMFVNGEDLPQLATVVVVRGYMERNSVMPDYPIAKAACTFLQDVSPLFNFPGWNKGRIICPRSQLKRILTGIESSSDGSKKNNIITLSNSPFSPPRTKTYATDVKNNYHDTSASETRNTRTELMTSTA; translated from the exons ATGATCCTCTCGATACCCAATTCTTCGCTTCTGAAACCAGATTTGAAGCCTTACCTATCTGATTTCCCCCTTCAACGGAGATTCCTCTCCGGAGACAAAGAACTCTTATACGGGCACCGAATATTCCTCCTTGGATACCGGAGTTTCTCTTCAGTCGCCGTGAAAGTCCGAGCCAAGCCGAAAGCGCTGGTCCTTGGCAATCCCTCTGTCGTCGTTGAGAAAGGGAAGTATAGCTACGACGTCGAAACCCTAATCAACAAGCTTAGCTCCCTTCCGCCTCGTGGCAGTATCGCACGATGCCTCGACGTATTAAAAAACAAGCTTTCCCTAAACGACTTCGCTTTGGTCTTCAAGGAATTCGCTCAACGTGGAGACTGGCAACGCTCTCTTCGTTTGTTTAAATATATGCAGAGACAGATTTGGTGCAAACCGAACGAACAAATTTACACGATAATGATAAGTTTGTTAGGGCGCGAGAATTTGCTTGAGAAATCGGCTGAGATTTTCGAGGAAATGCCTAGTCAAAGCGTGCCAAGAAGTGTTTTCTCATACACAGCGTTGATTAATGCGTACGGACGTCACGGTCAGTATGAAATATCTCTTGAACTCTTGGAGAgaatgaaaacagaaaaaattgtGCCTTATATTTTGACTTATAATACTGTGATTAATGCATGTGCGAGAGGGGGATTAGATTGGGAGGGCTTGTTAGGATTATTTGCGGAAATGAGACATGAAGGAATACAGCCTGATATTGTGACTTATAATACACTGTTAAGTGCTTGTGGTGCTAGAGGTTTAGGTGATGAGGCGGAGATGGTTTTCAGGACAATGAATGAAGGTGGGGTGTTACCTGATTTAACGACATATAGTTATCTCGTTGAGACGTTTGGGAAATTAGGGAAATTAGAAAAAGTTTCAGAGCTTCTTGGGGAGATGGAGCTAGGAGGTAATTTACCAGATATAACCTCATATAATGTGTTATTGGAGGCGCATGCAAAAATTGGGTCAATAAAGGAGGCCATGGGAGTTTTTAGGCAGATGCAGGCTGCAGGTTGTTCTGCAAATTCTGCAACTTATagtattttgttgaatttgtatGGAAGGAATGGTAGGTATGATGATGTGAGGGAGCTTTTCCTTGAGATGAAAGCGAGTAATACCGAGCCAAATGCAActacttataatattttgatacaagttTTTGGAGAAGGTGGGTATTTTAAGGAGGTTGTAACTTTGTTTCAAGATATGGTGGAGGAGAATGTTGAACCAAATATGGAGACTTACGAGGGTCTGAGTTTTGCTTGTGGGAAGGGAGGGCTACAAGAGGATGTTAAGAAGATTTTACTTTACATGAATGAGAGAGGGATAGTACCAAGTTCCAAGGCATACACTGGTGTTATTGAAGCATATGGGCAGGCTGCATTGTACGAGGAAGCGCTTGTTGCTTTTAACACAATGAATGAAATGCAGAGCAAGCCAACTGTTGAAACTTTCAATTCACTGCTGCATACCTTTGCAAGAGGTGGGCAGTACAAAGAGTGTGAGGCAATTTTGTCAAGAATGGGTGAGGCTGGTGTTTCAAGGAATCGGGGTTCCTTCAATGCTGTTATTGAAGCTTTTAGGAAAGGAGGCCAATTTGAGGAAGCTATGAAAGCATATGTTGAGATGGAAAAGGTGAGATGTGATTCTGATGAGAGGACCCTTGAGGCAGTTTTAAGTGTTTATTGCTTTGCAGGCCTTGTTGATGAGAGTAGGGAACAATTCCAGGAAATTAAAGCTTCCAGGATATTGCCAAATGTTATGTGCTACTGTATAATGTTGGCTGTTTATGCAAAGAGTAAGAG GTGGGATGATGCCTATGAATTACTTGATGAGATGTGCACAAATAGAGTGTCAAATATCCACCAAGTAACCGGGCAGATGATAAAAGGAGAATATGATAATGAGTCAAACTGGCAGATGGTAGAGTATGTCTTTGACAAACTTAACTCTGAAGGGTCCGGTTTGGGAATGAGGTTCTACAATTCACTTTCAGAAGCACTTTGGTGGCTCAGTCAGAGAGAACGGGCTGCAAAAGTGCTCCTTGAAGCTACAAAGAGGGGGCTTTTCCCTGAACTTTTTCGTCACAACAGACTTGTTTGGTCTGTGGATGTTCACAG AATGTGGGAAGGCTGTGCATATACAGCAATATCAGTTTGGCTCAAAAATATGTATGAGATGTTCGTAAATGGTGAGGATCTGCCTCAACTTGCAACTGTTGTTGTAGT ACGGGGATACATGGAGAGAAACTCAGTCATGCCAGATTATCCCATAGCAAAGGCTGCTTGCACATTCCTGCAGGATGTATCacctttatttaatttcccAGGATGGAATAAAGGGAGAATTATCTGCCCGCGGTCTCAACTCAAGCGAATTCTTACAGGCATAGAATCATCTTCAGATGGGTCTAAGAAGAATAACATAATCACTTTAAGTAACTCACCCTTTTCTCCACCCAGAACAAAAACATATGCAACagatgtaaaaaataattatcatgaTACTTCTGCTTCTGAAACAAGAAATACAAGAACAGAGCTTATGACAAGCACGgcataa
- the LOC123208001 gene encoding pentatricopeptide repeat-containing protein At1g74850, chloroplastic-like isoform X2, protein MILSIPNSSLLKPDLKPYLSDFPLQRRFLSGDKELLYGHRIFLLGYRSFSSVAVKVRAKPKALVLGNPSVVVEKGKYSYDVETLINKLSSLPPRGSIARCLDVLKNKLSLNDFALVFKEFAQRGDWQRSLRLFKYMQRQIWCKPNEQIYTIMISLLGRENLLEKSAEIFEEMPSQSVPRSVFSYTALINAYGRHGQYEISLELLERMKTEKIVPYILTYNTVINACARGGLDWEGLLGLFAEMRHEGIQPDIVTYNTLLSACGARGLGDEAEMVFRTMNEGGVLPDLTTYSYLVETFGKLGKLEKVSELLGEMELGGNLPDITSYNVLLEAHAKIGSIKEAMGVFRQMQAAGCSANSATYSILLNLYGRNGRYDDVRELFLEMKASNTEPNATTYNILIQVFGEGGYFKEVVTLFQDMVEENVEPNMETYEGLSFACGKGGLQEDVKKILLYMNERGIVPSSKAYTGVIEAYGQAALYEEALVAFNTMNEMQSKPTVETFNSLLHTFARGGQYKECEAILSRMGEAGVSRNRGSFNAVIEAFRKGGQFEEAMKAYVEMEKVRCDSDERTLEAVLSVYCFAGLVDESREQFQEIKASRILPNVMCYCIMLAVYAKSKRWDDAYELLDEMCTNRVSNIHQVTGQMIKGEYDNESNWQMVEYVFDKLNSEGSGLGMRFYNSLSEALWWLSQRERAAKVLLEATKRGLFPELFRHNRLVWSVDVHRMWEGCAYTAISVWLKNMYEMFVNDGDTWRETQSCQIIP, encoded by the exons ATGATCCTCTCGATACCCAATTCTTCGCTTCTGAAACCAGATTTGAAGCCTTACCTATCTGATTTCCCCCTTCAACGGAGATTCCTCTCCGGAGACAAAGAACTCTTATACGGGCACCGAATATTCCTCCTTGGATACCGGAGTTTCTCTTCAGTCGCCGTGAAAGTCCGAGCCAAGCCGAAAGCGCTGGTCCTTGGCAATCCCTCTGTCGTCGTTGAGAAAGGGAAGTATAGCTACGACGTCGAAACCCTAATCAACAAGCTTAGCTCCCTTCCGCCTCGTGGCAGTATCGCACGATGCCTCGACGTATTAAAAAACAAGCTTTCCCTAAACGACTTCGCTTTGGTCTTCAAGGAATTCGCTCAACGTGGAGACTGGCAACGCTCTCTTCGTTTGTTTAAATATATGCAGAGACAGATTTGGTGCAAACCGAACGAACAAATTTACACGATAATGATAAGTTTGTTAGGGCGCGAGAATTTGCTTGAGAAATCGGCTGAGATTTTCGAGGAAATGCCTAGTCAAAGCGTGCCAAGAAGTGTTTTCTCATACACAGCGTTGATTAATGCGTACGGACGTCACGGTCAGTATGAAATATCTCTTGAACTCTTGGAGAgaatgaaaacagaaaaaattgtGCCTTATATTTTGACTTATAATACTGTGATTAATGCATGTGCGAGAGGGGGATTAGATTGGGAGGGCTTGTTAGGATTATTTGCGGAAATGAGACATGAAGGAATACAGCCTGATATTGTGACTTATAATACACTGTTAAGTGCTTGTGGTGCTAGAGGTTTAGGTGATGAGGCGGAGATGGTTTTCAGGACAATGAATGAAGGTGGGGTGTTACCTGATTTAACGACATATAGTTATCTCGTTGAGACGTTTGGGAAATTAGGGAAATTAGAAAAAGTTTCAGAGCTTCTTGGGGAGATGGAGCTAGGAGGTAATTTACCAGATATAACCTCATATAATGTGTTATTGGAGGCGCATGCAAAAATTGGGTCAATAAAGGAGGCCATGGGAGTTTTTAGGCAGATGCAGGCTGCAGGTTGTTCTGCAAATTCTGCAACTTATagtattttgttgaatttgtatGGAAGGAATGGTAGGTATGATGATGTGAGGGAGCTTTTCCTTGAGATGAAAGCGAGTAATACCGAGCCAAATGCAActacttataatattttgatacaagttTTTGGAGAAGGTGGGTATTTTAAGGAGGTTGTAACTTTGTTTCAAGATATGGTGGAGGAGAATGTTGAACCAAATATGGAGACTTACGAGGGTCTGAGTTTTGCTTGTGGGAAGGGAGGGCTACAAGAGGATGTTAAGAAGATTTTACTTTACATGAATGAGAGAGGGATAGTACCAAGTTCCAAGGCATACACTGGTGTTATTGAAGCATATGGGCAGGCTGCATTGTACGAGGAAGCGCTTGTTGCTTTTAACACAATGAATGAAATGCAGAGCAAGCCAACTGTTGAAACTTTCAATTCACTGCTGCATACCTTTGCAAGAGGTGGGCAGTACAAAGAGTGTGAGGCAATTTTGTCAAGAATGGGTGAGGCTGGTGTTTCAAGGAATCGGGGTTCCTTCAATGCTGTTATTGAAGCTTTTAGGAAAGGAGGCCAATTTGAGGAAGCTATGAAAGCATATGTTGAGATGGAAAAGGTGAGATGTGATTCTGATGAGAGGACCCTTGAGGCAGTTTTAAGTGTTTATTGCTTTGCAGGCCTTGTTGATGAGAGTAGGGAACAATTCCAGGAAATTAAAGCTTCCAGGATATTGCCAAATGTTATGTGCTACTGTATAATGTTGGCTGTTTATGCAAAGAGTAAGAG GTGGGATGATGCCTATGAATTACTTGATGAGATGTGCACAAATAGAGTGTCAAATATCCACCAAGTAACCGGGCAGATGATAAAAGGAGAATATGATAATGAGTCAAACTGGCAGATGGTAGAGTATGTCTTTGACAAACTTAACTCTGAAGGGTCCGGTTTGGGAATGAGGTTCTACAATTCACTTTCAGAAGCACTTTGGTGGCTCAGTCAGAGAGAACGGGCTGCAAAAGTGCTCCTTGAAGCTACAAAGAGGGGGCTTTTCCCTGAACTTTTTCGTCACAACAGACTTGTTTGGTCTGTGGATGTTCACAG AATGTGGGAAGGCTGTGCATATACAGCAATATCAGTTTGGCTCAAAAATATGTATGAGATGTTCGTAAATG ACGGGGATACATGGAGAGAAACTCAGTCATGCCAGATTATCCCATAG